A segment of the Campylobacter sp. MIT 12-8780 genome:
TTAAAAAAGTCATTGCAAAAGCAAAATAAAAAGCCCCTATAAAATACGCCACGCAAATGATAAGAGTTAAAATCACAGAAGCAAAAGCTGAAATTTTCATTACCAAATTTTTTGGAAATTTATCCGCCAAAAAGCCAGACGGCGATAAAAACATGATGAAAGGAAGGAGCATTAAGGCATTGACTATAGCCGTTAAAAAAAGTTGTGTATCGCCTGTATAGACTTTGTAGATAGTATTTTGAATGATGATCTTATGTCCTAAATCCACAAAAGCATTGATAAAACCCACAAGCAAAAAAGGTATTACCCCATAAATCTTTAAAAAAGGCATTTGTTTCATAATCCATCCTTGTTTTTATCAATCAAACTTAAAATAAAATTCTCATTATATCTTAATAAATGCAATTTTAAGTAGGAAAAATTTCACTTTTTAAAACTTAAATTTACTAAACGAGCCCTTTTAAAGAATTTTCTTTACTTATCTTAGAAAGCTTTATAAATGATGAAGAATTTAAAAATTCTTTTTTTAAAATAATAAATCAAGAAAAATATGATAAAATTAAAAAGATTTACAATAAACTCCTAGAAGCTTATATGTAGATTTTTAAATTTTAACTTCTTAAAAAAGGACACACAATGAAAACAAAAATTTTACTCTTGGCTGTTTTAGCTACAATACTTTTTAGTGCTTGCTCAGAAGAACCAAAAAGCGTTGAATACTATAAAAACAACCCTGAAGAAAGAAAGAAAAAAATCAATGAATGTTGGAAAAAATTATATGATTACATGGCAAAAAATCCTCAAGCAAAAGATAAAGATCTTGAAAAAGTACTTGGAAAAGATTGTATGAATGCAGATGAAGCAGGAAAGCTATGGAAGTAAGAGACTAAAAGATGAAAAATAAAAATAACTATTTTAATGTTCAAATAGACAAAAACAATGATGAGGAATTTTTATATCTACTTGAAAAAGCTCCTTATACTAGCGAAGAAGAAATAGGTGAGTTTTTTTCTCACCTTGCTTTCTTGATAAAATGCAAAATTTGACTGATTAAAGCCGTATTTAATTTTTAGTTTTTCTATAAAATACGGCTTTGTAAGCAAGTTTATAAAGCCTTTGTTTTTCTTTTTAGCCAAGCTAGAGCTTCGCCTTTGAGTTTTACAGAAAGTTTTTTAAATACAAGTTTATGATAGTCATTTAACCATTTTTGTTCACTTTCATCAAGCATTTTAAGCTCTATGCAAGTCTTTTCAAAAGGACAAAGCGTAAGCGTTTCATAGCTCATAAACTCGCCAAATTCGTTTTTGTGCTCTTCTTTGATCGCGACTAAGTTCTCAAGCCTTACGCCGTGCTTATTTGCTTTGTAAATTCCAGGTTCTATAGAGTGAAAAACACCTTTTAAGGCTATATTATGTGCGTTTAGGGGAGTATGCACTGAAAGCACAGCTGGTCCTTCATGCACATTTAAAAAATACCCTACTCCATGTCCGGTGCCGTGCATATAATCAAGATGGTTTTGCCATAAATTTAATCTTGCTATGCTATCAAGCAAAGGCAAGGCGATATTTTTTGGAAAAACAGCCCTACTCATAGCAATCAACGCCTTTAATACTAAGGTGTAGTCTTTCTTTTGTTCTCTTGAAATTTGATGTATTGGCACTACTCTTGTGATATCTGTAGTGCCGTTTTCATACTGAGCGCCTGAATCAATAAGCAAAAGTCCATTACCCTTGATCTTGCTAAAACTTTCCTTAGTCGCTCTGTAGTGGGGTAAAGCCCCATTTTCATTAAAGCCAGCGATGACACTGAAGCTATTGCTTATAAATAAAGGATTTTTAGCTCTAAAGGCTGTGATTTGATCATTAATATCAAGTTCGCTAAGCTCTTGTTTTTGCTTTAAAGCCTTTTCTAGCCACGCAAAAAATTCGCATAGTGCAACTCCATCACTTATCATAGCGTTTTTGATATTTTGAATTTCTTTGTCATTTTTGCAAGCTTTAAGCAAAGTGCTAGGATTTGGTGCTTTAACGAGCTTTAAGCCTTGTTTTTTAAGAGCTCTTGCTATAAAAACACTTGTTTTAAGTGGATCTATGAGTATATGGGATTTTGGAAGTGTTTTGATAGTATTTATGAGCTCCTCATACTCTTTAAGCTCAAAACCCTCCTTTAAAAGCTTTGCTTTAAGCTTCATATCAAGACTTTTTAAAGAGGCAAATAAAACAGCTTCTTTTTTACCTATACACAAAAAAGATAAAAAAACGGGATTGCATTCTATATCTTTACCTCTTAAATTCGTGATATAAGCGATATCATCAAGACTTGAGATGAGATGATAAGAGGCGTTTAACTCTTTCATTTTGGCTCTTATTTGAGCTAGTTTTTCACTCCTGCTCGCACTGATAAAAGCCTTTTTTTGCTCATAAATTTCTTTTCTAGGTAAAGGAGGTTTTGGCACAAACAAAGGCTCGCTTAAGTCCTTAAAAATAAGCTTGTTTTTTTGAGCTTTTAAACTTTTTTTAAACTCCTTGCAAGCACTTACACTTAAGCTTTTTGAATCCACAGCTACGCAGGATTGTTTTAAATGCTTGCTTAGATAACTTATGTAAGAATTTGTCGGGCTAAGTTTCTCAAGCCTTATGCCACTTCCCTCAAGTTCTTTTAAGGCTTGCAAGTGATAGCGCCCATCAGCAAAAAGCAAAGCCTCATTTTCAAGCACCACTAAAGTGCCAGCCGAGCCTGTAAAGCCACTGAGAAAAGCTCGCTGTTTAGCGCAAGCTGGCAGGTATTCATTAAAATGTATATCACTACTAAGCACCACAAAAGCTGAAATTTTTTCTTTTTTCATACTTGTTTGTAAGGCTTTGATGCGAGAGGCGTAAATACTCATTTTTCTTCCTTTTTAAGCATAGCATAAATTGGTTTTTTAACAATAAAAAGCACTAAAGCAATGATAAAAAGAGCTAAAGCGCATTGAAAAAACAATGTTGGCAAATTTTCTATCTCATCAGCTCTTACGCCCCCACCTATAAGTCCAGCGACTATATTTCCAAGTGCTGAAGTTACAAACCACAAGCCCATAACTTGATTTTGTATGATTTTAGGAGCGATTTTTGACATTATAGAAAGCCCTACCGGACTAAGACAAAGCTCGCCCATAGTCAAAAACCAGATACTCACAATAAGCCAAAGCATAGACACGCTTTGTCCCCCACTTGCTAAAACAAGCTTAGCCGCAAAGATCATCACACCAAAGCCAAGCCCAGCACCGATAACACCTAATGCAAATTTAGTAATAGAACTTAACTCAAAGCCTTTTTTAGCTAAAAATATCCAAAACGCACTCATCAAAGGTGCAAAGATAATGATAAAAAGAGGATTTAAGGCTTGAGACCAAGCAGCTGGAATTTCATAACCAAAGATAATCCTATCTGTAAAATCTTGCGCAAAAAGGTTGAAAGAGGTTGGTTTTTGCTCAAATGCACCCCAAAAAAACACAGCTGCTATAAAAAGCACGATTAAAACGATAAGATTTTTCTTTTCGCGTCTATCAAGCTTTAAAAAGATGAAAAGATATGCAAAATACACTAATGTGCAAACTAAAATGATAAATATCATATTTTTAGAAAGGCTGACTGAATTGATAGTTAAAAAACCGCTCACACACAAGATAAAAAGTAAAGCAAAAATCAACACTATAGCGACAATAAAGCCTTTAGCAAGACGTGAATTTGTGCCTGTGATCTTGTCCCATTG
Coding sequences within it:
- a CDS encoding EexN family lipoprotein, with amino-acid sequence MKTKILLLAVLATILFSACSEEPKSVEYYKNNPEERKKKINECWKKLYDYMAKNPQAKDKDLEKVLGKDCMNADEAGKLWK
- a CDS encoding aminopeptidase P family protein; protein product: MSIYASRIKALQTSMKKEKISAFVVLSSDIHFNEYLPACAKQRAFLSGFTGSAGTLVVLENEALLFADGRYHLQALKELEGSGIRLEKLSPTNSYISYLSKHLKQSCVAVDSKSLSVSACKEFKKSLKAQKNKLIFKDLSEPLFVPKPPLPRKEIYEQKKAFISASRSEKLAQIRAKMKELNASYHLISSLDDIAYITNLRGKDIECNPVFLSFLCIGKKEAVLFASLKSLDMKLKAKLLKEGFELKEYEELINTIKTLPKSHILIDPLKTSVFIARALKKQGLKLVKAPNPSTLLKACKNDKEIQNIKNAMISDGVALCEFFAWLEKALKQKQELSELDINDQITAFRAKNPLFISNSFSVIAGFNENGALPHYRATKESFSKIKGNGLLLIDSGAQYENGTTDITRVVPIHQISREQKKDYTLVLKALIAMSRAVFPKNIALPLLDSIARLNLWQNHLDYMHGTGHGVGYFLNVHEGPAVLSVHTPLNAHNIALKGVFHSIEPGIYKANKHGVRLENLVAIKEEHKNEFGEFMSYETLTLCPFEKTCIELKMLDESEQKWLNDYHKLVFKKLSVKLKGEALAWLKRKTKAL
- a CDS encoding peptide MFS transporter, with the translated sequence MKDKINTSFLGHPKPLFSLSMTELWERFSFYGIRPLLVLFMAATLFEGGLGMDRSEAAAIVGIFGGCLYLAALPGGWLADNLFGQKKAVFYGAVIIALGHLLIALSFFWHASFFLGLAFIVAGTGLFKTCSSVMVGMLYTKEDARRDSGFTIFYMGINIGAFVAPLICGAVQQNFGYHLGFGIGGLGMLVALIIFYFKTIPDFYEFQNLHLINAQWDKITGTNSRLAKGFIVAIVLIFALLFILCVSGFLTINSVSLSKNMIFIILVCTLVYFAYLFIFLKLDRREKKNLIVLIVLFIAAVFFWGAFEQKPTSFNLFAQDFTDRIIFGYEIPAAWSQALNPLFIIIFAPLMSAFWIFLAKKGFELSSITKFALGVIGAGLGFGVMIFAAKLVLASGGQSVSMLWLIVSIWFLTMGELCLSPVGLSIMSKIAPKIIQNQVMGLWFVTSALGNIVAGLIGGGVRADEIENLPTLFFQCALALFIIALVLFIVKKPIYAMLKKEEK